A single Triticum dicoccoides isolate Atlit2015 ecotype Zavitan chromosome 2A, WEW_v2.0, whole genome shotgun sequence DNA region contains:
- the LOC119354852 gene encoding aminoacyl tRNA synthase complex-interacting multifunctional protein 1-like — protein sequence MMAAARMAFASSCRVHLLLPSSPSTPILARTRVGCRGIAKSISFLAPLSAARSAALFCSCSSPSSDAVVAPAPTQAAVEEKKPAPAAGEEEKGEVPVGELAGLLDIRVGRVVKAWLHPEADTLYVEEVDVGEEQPRTICSGLVKYLPLDQLQDSNVIVLANLKPRNMRGIKSNGMLMCASDASHENVELLAPPEGSVPGERVWFGSEDEKSIQSEPATGNQVQKKKIWESVQPHLKTTDNCVAVLGEQPMRTSAGMVFCKSLQGASVS from the exons ATGATGGCCGCAGCGAGAATGGCCTTCGCATCAAGCTGTCgcgtccacctcctcctcccttcctCGCCTTCAACTCCCATCCTCGCCAGGACCCGAGTTGGCTGCAGGGGCATAGCCAAATCCATCTCGTTCTTGGCACCGCTATCGGCTGCGAGATCCGCCGCCCTCTTCTGCTCTTGCTCCTCGCCTTCCTCCGACGCCGTCGTCGCACCGGCCCCTACGCAGGCGGCCGTAGAGGAGAAGAAGCCGGCGCCCGCGGCTGGGGAGGAGGAGAAAGGCGAGGTTCCGGTGGGCGAGCTCGCTGGCCTCCTGGACATCCGGGTGGGGCGGGTCGTGAAGGCGTGGCTGCACCCGGAGGCGGATACTCTGTACGTGGAGGAGGTCGACGTCGGCGAGGAGCAGCCGCGCACCATCTGCAGCGGCCtcgtcaagtacttacccctcgacCAACTCCAG GACAGCAATGTCATTGTTCTTGCTAACCTGAAACCAAGAAACATGCGCGGCATCAAGTCTAATGGCATGCTTATGTGTGCCTCTGATGCTTCTCACGAGAATGTTGAGTTGCTCGCCCCTCCAGAAGGTTCTGTTCCCGGTGAAAGGGTATGGTTTGGATCTGAAGATGAAAAGAGTATTCAATCAGAACCTGCAACAGGAAACCAG GTTCAAAAGAAAAAGATTTGGGAATCTGTTCAGCCTCACCTTAAGACAACGGATAACTGCGTAGCAGTTCTTGGTGAGCAACCAATGCGCACCTCAGCAGGCATGGTTTTCTGCAAATCATTGCAGGGTGCAAGCGTGTCATAA